The Kineothrix sp. IPX-CK genomic interval TCACTCAGGATGATTTCGACTTAATCATGAATGAGGTGGATCATGTAAAGGCGGTAACAGCCAGCTATAACGCTTACGGAACGGCGGAAGGACCTAAGGGAGATTTCGACGCCACCCTTTCAGGAGGTAACGAAGGTTTACAGTATGCTTCTTCCGACCCGATAGTCAAGGGAAAGTATTTTTCCAAGGGGGATGCGGAAGGCGGAAATAAAGTGTGCGTCATTACGGAGAACAGCGCAATTGCTCTATTCGGTACGACGGACGTTATAGGAATGAGCTTCGACGTGACGCTGTATGGAATCACACAGGAGCTTACCATTGTGGGAATCAGGCAAGATAATGCCTCCAGCCTTGTGAATATGATGATGGGTGAACCCTCCATTCAGGTAGAGGTTCCGCTGACAGTGTTAGGCTATAATTTCGGCTATTGGATAGAAGATTTCGAACAGTTTTATATTATGGCGGATGGCTCGGAATATTCCTCGGATATAGCGAAGGAAGCGGTGAACATATTGGAAAACAAGTACAATGTGCGCGGTGAAGGTCAGATTCTGGTACAGAGCTTTACGGATGTAAGTGCGCAGTTCGACAGCATTCTAAGCATCATAACCTTATTTATTTCTTTTGTGGCGGCAATTTCACTTCTCGTAGGCGGTATCGGAGTCATGAATATCATGTTGGTATCCGTAACAGAACGTACGAGAGAAATCGGTATAAGAAAAGCCCTGGGTGCGAGAACAGGTTCCATTCTTTTGCAATTTTTGGCAGAAGCGGGAATTATCACGCTAATGGGAGGTTTGATCGGTATCATGTTAGGAATACTTGGAGCGAACGTGGTTTGCGCGATTGCCGGAGTAACAGCGAGAACTCAGGTATCCACGATTCTGGGCGCGACCATATTTTCCTCGGCGGTCGGTCTTTTCTTCGGAATCTACCCGGCGAGAAAAGCAGCGAAGTTAAGCCCTATAGAAGCGCTGCGCCACGAATAACTGAGAACGGATAAGGGCTTGCACTTTAAGAGATTTTGGGTATAATAAAATAATGAATGGTAAGACACCTGCCATAGCGGGTGTCTTTTTGAATAACAGGAAGGTGCAGGGGTATTTAGATGAAAGTGGATTCGTTCAGTGCGAAGGAGACCTTTGCTCTTGGGCAGCAGATAGGAGAAACGGCGAAGCCGGGAGAGATTTATACCTTGATTGGCGATTTGGGGGTAGGCAAGACCGTTTTCACCCAAGGAGTCGCAAAGGGACTGGGGATACAAGAGTCTGTAAACAGTCCGACTTTTACTATTTTGCAGGTATATGAAGAAGGCAGGCTTCCCTTTTATCATTTCGACGTTTATCGTATCGGCGATGTGGAAGAAATGGATGAAATCGGCTATGAGGATTATTTTTACGGCGACGGCATATGTTTTATAGAATGGGCGAACCTTATTTATGAGATATTGCCGGAGCGCTATAAAGAGATTACGATATGTAAAGATTTACAGAAAGGCCTGGATTATCGCTTGATTACAATAGAAGAAAAAGAAAGAAGCGTACAATGAAAATATTAGCTTTGGACAGTTCGGGGTTGGTGGCCTCCGTCGCAATAGTGGAGGACGATGACCTGATTGCGGAATATGACATTCAATACAAAAAGACTCATTCACAAACGCTTTTGCCAATGCTGGATGAAATTAAAAAAATGATAGATTTGGATATGTCTTCTCTGGATGCGGTGGCTCTTGCCGCAGGACCAGGTTCCTTTACCGGACTTAGAATCGGTTCGGCTACGGCCAAGGGTCTTGGGCTCGCTCTTGGAATACCGATTATCGAGATTCCTACCTTAGAGGGTCTGGCGTACAATCTGTATGGAACAAGAGAATATATCTGTCCGATTATGGATGCCAGAAGGGGGCAGGTATATACGGGAGTTTATGAATTTGTAAAAAACGAAGATTTGGATAAAGACGGGTATCGGTTGGAAGAGGTGGAGCCTCAATGTGCGGTGGGAATTGAGGAGATTGCCGAAAGATTGAATCATTTTGGAAGGGAAATCATATTTTTGGGAGACGGCGTGCCCGTATTCAGAGAAAGGCTTAAGCTCCATATGAAGGTTCCTTATCACTTCGCACCTGCCCATTTAAACAGGCAGCGGGCGGCGTCAGTAGCGGCGCTTGGCGGCATTTATTATAAAGCCGGTAAAAGCGTGGACCCCAAGGATCATGCTCCTATCTATCTTCGCCTATCTCAGGCTGAGAGGGAACGAAGTGAAAAAGCAAATAAAAATGAAAATTGTAAATTGTGAATAAGTAAGAGGGGTTCCCGGATTGATTATAGTAAGACGAATGGAAGAAAAAGATACACTCCGCGCGGAGGAATTGGAAAAGGATAACTTTTCCGAGCCATGGTCGCAAAAGTCTTTTTTGGAGACGATACATTTGAACTATGCTTATTATTTTGTGGCTGAGGAGAATGAATCGATCATAGGAATGTGCGGACTTAAGAATATCGCGGGAGAAGGAGAAATTACCAATGTGGTGGTGGATAAAAGCCGAAGGAAACAAGGAATAGCTGAAATGCTGCTGGGGAAAGCGCTAGATGAGGGCGTAAGGCATGGTATCGAAGCGTTTACATTGGAGGTCAGGGCAGGAAATGAGCCTGCCATTCGCTTGTATAAGAAGTTTGGCTTTGAAAGCGAAGGCATCCGAAAAAATTTTTACGAAAAACCGAAAGAAGATGCCGTGATCATGTGGAAAAGATAGGAAAAGTGCGAAACAATTACCACTGTTTTTGCTCTATGGATTCATGTATAATTACAGATATAGAACGATGGATTTAGTACATCTTGGGAGGATGAGACTATGCGTAAATATCTGGATGAAAAAAAGACGGAGCTTTCGGCCGTTATTTGTAATCATTGTAAAAAAGAATTATTGGTAGAAAATGGAATTTTAAAAGAAGGCTGTCTGGAAATCAACACTTCTTTTGGATATTTCAGCAAAAAGGACGGGCAAAATCACAGCTTCGATTTGTGCGAAGACTGTTACGATGCGATGATTGCCAAGTTCAGAATACCGGTGGACAGTACAGATATTAAAGAATTTTTATGAAGGTTTCATGAGTGCCTTGCACTCATTACTCATTAATCGTACTGTCTGGAAAACCGTTGCTCCGATTCTGAACGAGGTGTCAGGATAGGAGTTTTCATGTTAGATGTTTGTTTGTTAGGAACAGGAGGAATGATGCCGCTTCCTCATAGATGGCTGACTTCCTTAATGGTAAGGTATAATGGAAAGAGTATATTGATTGATTGCGGGGAAGGAACACAGATTGCTATGAAGGAAAAGGGCTGGAGCCCGAAGCCTATCGACATTATCTGTTTTACCCACTATCATGCGGATCATATCAGCGGACTGCCGGGAATGCTTCTCACTATGGGAAATGCGGAGCGGACAGAGCCGCTTCTTTTAGTGGGGCCGAAAGGATTGACCCGCGTAGTGTCTGCGCTGCGGGTAATTGCTCCGGAACTGCCCTTTGAAATAGAATGTATGGAGCTGGCGGAGCCGGAACAGCGCATCGATCTGGATGGCTTTCGGATAGAAGCTTTTCGTGTCAATCACAATGTGATATGCTATGGATACAGCATTGTAATCGATCGCATCGGAAAGTTTCATTTGGAAAAAGCGATGGAGCTTAACATAGACAGAAGGTATTGGAATCGTCTGCAAAAAGGAGAATGCGTGGAAGTGGAGGGACAAACCTATACTCCCGATATGGTATTAGGCAGTGCAAGGAAGGGACTTAAGGTAACCTATTGTACGGATACCAGACCTACAGAAAGTATCGTTCGAAATGCGGTGGGGGCTGACCTTTTTATCTGCGAAGGGATGTACGGAGAACCGGATAAAAAAGAAAAGGCGAAAGAATATAAGCACATGACCTTTTATGAAGCAGCCGAACTGGCTAAGGAAGCAAATGTACAGCAAATGTGGCTGACTCATTACAGCCCGTCTCTTGTGCGCGCGGAGGAATTCATGGATGCCGTAAGAGAGATTTTTCCGAGGGCTGTCGCAGGCAAGGATGGCAAAACTATAGAGCTTATGTTCGAAGAGGATTAGGGCATGAGTGAAGGAGGTACGCATGGGAAAGCTTGCTAATAGAAGCAACAATGGACAAAAAAGCATAGGTAAGACGATAATAATAGGAATTATTCTAGTGGCTCTTCTGGCGGGCTTTTATTATTATATGTCTGCCAAGACGGAGGGGGAGAAGGAGAAGGAAGGTAATAAAGTTACGAAGACCGGGCAGATGCTTCAATACGATTTCGACAGGAAATATCCGCTGTCGCCCAAAGAGGTAGTGAAATATTACAGCGAGATTACTCAGTGTTTTTATAATGAAGAGATTTCGGAAGAAGATGTTTATGCACTGGCTATGCAGATTCAAAAGCTCTATGATGAGGAGTTGATAGGAAATCAGACGGAAGAAGAGTACATAGAAAAGCTGAAAAGTGAAATTGCGTCCATGAAGGAAAACGAGTTTGTCATTTCCAGCTACTCCATCTCTTCGAGTACAAATGTGGAATACTATACCGATGGCGGCTATGAATGGGCCAGTTTGTACTGCGTGTACGGTATTCGGAAGGGAACGGCCGTAATGAACACTA includes:
- a CDS encoding DUF6715 family protein, translated to MGKLANRSNNGQKSIGKTIIIGIILVALLAGFYYYMSAKTEGEKEKEGNKVTKTGQMLQYDFDRKYPLSPKEVVKYYSEITQCFYNEEISEEDVYALAMQIQKLYDEELIGNQTEEEYIEKLKSEIASMKENEFVISSYSISSSTNVEYYTDGGYEWASLYCVYGIRKGTAVMNTNEKFLLRKDEAGRWKIYGWTLADN
- the tsaE gene encoding tRNA (adenosine(37)-N6)-threonylcarbamoyltransferase complex ATPase subunit type 1 TsaE; this encodes MKVDSFSAKETFALGQQIGETAKPGEIYTLIGDLGVGKTVFTQGVAKGLGIQESVNSPTFTILQVYEEGRLPFYHFDVYRIGDVEEMDEIGYEDYFYGDGICFIEWANLIYEILPERYKEITICKDLQKGLDYRLITIEEKERSVQ
- a CDS encoding ABC transporter permease yields the protein MTQVLEYVKIALMNIKGNKGRSFLTMLGIIIGISSVIMVMAIGNGVRGQVNDELESIGGGQIAVYVDSSKKETTVTFTQDDFDLIMNEVDHVKAVTASYNAYGTAEGPKGDFDATLSGGNEGLQYASSDPIVKGKYFSKGDAEGGNKVCVITENSAIALFGTTDVIGMSFDVTLYGITQELTIVGIRQDNASSLVNMMMGEPSIQVEVPLTVLGYNFGYWIEDFEQFYIMADGSEYSSDIAKEAVNILENKYNVRGEGQILVQSFTDVSAQFDSILSIITLFISFVAAISLLVGGIGVMNIMLVSVTERTREIGIRKALGARTGSILLQFLAEAGIITLMGGLIGIMLGILGANVVCAIAGVTARTQVSTILGATIFSSAVGLFFGIYPARKAAKLSPIEALRHE
- a CDS encoding ribonuclease Z, with translation MLDVCLLGTGGMMPLPHRWLTSLMVRYNGKSILIDCGEGTQIAMKEKGWSPKPIDIICFTHYHADHISGLPGMLLTMGNAERTEPLLLVGPKGLTRVVSALRVIAPELPFEIECMELAEPEQRIDLDGFRIEAFRVNHNVICYGYSIVIDRIGKFHLEKAMELNIDRRYWNRLQKGECVEVEGQTYTPDMVLGSARKGLKVTYCTDTRPTESIVRNAVGADLFICEGMYGEPDKKEKAKEYKHMTFYEAAELAKEANVQQMWLTHYSPSLVRAEEFMDAVREIFPRAVAGKDGKTIELMFEED
- the rimI gene encoding ribosomal protein S18-alanine N-acetyltransferase codes for the protein MIIVRRMEEKDTLRAEELEKDNFSEPWSQKSFLETIHLNYAYYFVAEENESIIGMCGLKNIAGEGEITNVVVDKSRRKQGIAEMLLGKALDEGVRHGIEAFTLEVRAGNEPAIRLYKKFGFESEGIRKNFYEKPKEDAVIMWKR
- the tsaB gene encoding tRNA (adenosine(37)-N6)-threonylcarbamoyltransferase complex dimerization subunit type 1 TsaB, whose product is MKILALDSSGLVASVAIVEDDDLIAEYDIQYKKTHSQTLLPMLDEIKKMIDLDMSSLDAVALAAGPGSFTGLRIGSATAKGLGLALGIPIIEIPTLEGLAYNLYGTREYICPIMDARRGQVYTGVYEFVKNEDLDKDGYRLEEVEPQCAVGIEEIAERLNHFGREIIFLGDGVPVFRERLKLHMKVPYHFAPAHLNRQRAASVAALGGIYYKAGKSVDPKDHAPIYLRLSQAERERSEKANKNENCKL